From one uncultured Bacteroides sp. genomic stretch:
- a CDS encoding phosphoglycerate kinase, which produces MQTIDQFNFAGKKAFVRVDFNVPLDENFNITDDNRIRAALPTLKKILSDGGSLIIGSHLGRPKGVTDKFSLKHIIGRISELLGVEVQFANDCMGEQAAIKASALQPGEVLLLENLRFYAEEEGKPRGLADDASDEEKATAKKAVKESQKEFTKKLASYADCYVNDAFGTAHRAHASTALIAKYFDVNNKMFGYLMEKEVKAVDKVLNDIKRPFTAIMGGSKVSSKIEIIENLLSKVDNLIITGGMTYTFTKAMGGKIGSSICENDKLDLALELIEKAKKKNVELVLALDAKIADSFSNDAKTQIVAVDEIPDGWSGLDIGPKTEELFAKVIKESKTILWNGPTGVFEFDNFAHGSKLVGEAIVEATKNGAFSLVGGGDSVACVNKFDLADGVSYVSTGGGALLEAIEGKVLPGIAAIKE; this is translated from the coding sequence ATGCAAACAATTGACCAATTCAATTTTGCCGGCAAAAAGGCATTCGTCAGAGTGGACTTCAATGTACCTTTGGACGAGAACTTCAACATTACAGATGACAATCGTATCCGCGCTGCTCTTCCTACCTTGAAGAAGATTCTATCGGATGGTGGCAGTTTAATCATTGGTTCTCACTTGGGTCGTCCGAAAGGCGTTACCGATAAGTTCTCTTTGAAACACATTATTGGCCGGATATCTGAATTACTTGGCGTTGAAGTTCAGTTTGCTAACGATTGTATGGGCGAACAAGCCGCCATCAAAGCTTCTGCTCTACAACCAGGCGAGGTTCTGTTATTGGAAAACCTCCGCTTTTATGCTGAAGAAGAAGGAAAGCCAAGAGGCTTGGCTGACGATGCCAGCGACGAAGAAAAAGCAACTGCCAAGAAAGCAGTGAAAGAAAGCCAGAAAGAATTCACCAAAAAATTAGCTTCTTACGCTGATTGTTATGTAAACGATGCTTTCGGAACAGCACACCGTGCGCACGCTTCGACCGCACTGATTGCCAAGTATTTTGATGTTAACAACAAGATGTTTGGTTACCTCATGGAAAAAGAAGTAAAGGCTGTTGATAAAGTATTAAACGATATCAAACGCCCTTTCACTGCTATAATGGGAGGTTCTAAGGTTTCTTCTAAGATTGAAATCATTGAGAACTTACTTTCAAAAGTTGATAACCTCATCATCACCGGTGGCATGACCTATACCTTTACCAAAGCAATGGGTGGTAAAATAGGATCTTCTATCTGTGAAAACGATAAGCTGGATTTAGCTTTAGAGCTCATTGAGAAAGCTAAGAAAAAAAATGTAGAACTTGTTCTTGCTTTGGATGCTAAAATAGCCGACAGTTTCTCTAACGATGCAAAAACTCAAATCGTGGCTGTTGATGAAATACCTGACGGATGGTCGGGATTGGATATCGGCCCTAAGACAGAAGAATTATTTGCCAAAGTAATTAAGGAATCAAAAACAATCCTCTGGAACGGACCTACCGGAGTATTTGAATTCGATAACTTCGCTCACGGATCAAAGTTAGTAGGCGAAGCAATAGTTGAAGCAACGAAGAACGGTGCTTTCTCATTAGTAGGCGGTGGCGATTCTGTAGCTTGTGTTAACAAGTTTGATTTAGCAGACGGCGTATCTTATGTATCTACCGGTGGTGGAGCTTTACTTGAAGCCATCGAAGGAAAAGTTCTTCCGGGTATTGCTGCAATTAAGGAATAA
- the nth gene encoding endonuclease III — protein sequence MRKKERYEKVIAWFQENVPVAETELHYNNPFELLIAVILSAQCTDKRINIITPKLFHDFPTPEALAATTPEVVFDYIHSVSYPNNKAKHLVGMARMLVKDFGGEVPNELEQLIKLPGVGRKTANVIQSVVFHKAAMAVDTHVFRVSNRIGLTTNSKTPLATEKELMKYIPKKLVPIAHHWLILHGRYICQARTPKCTECGLKPWCKYYSELYKQAKEIEKGTNK from the coding sequence TTGAGAAAGAAAGAACGATATGAAAAAGTAATTGCCTGGTTTCAGGAAAATGTGCCGGTAGCTGAGACTGAATTGCATTATAATAATCCTTTCGAGCTACTGATAGCCGTTATTCTGTCTGCACAATGCACTGACAAGCGAATCAATATAATTACTCCAAAGCTATTCCACGACTTTCCCACTCCCGAAGCGCTGGCGGCTACAACACCCGAAGTTGTATTTGATTACATTCACAGCGTGTCTTACCCTAATAATAAAGCCAAGCATCTGGTAGGTATGGCTCGCATGTTGGTAAAAGACTTCGGTGGCGAAGTACCAAACGAACTGGAACAGCTTATCAAATTGCCCGGTGTGGGACGAAAAACGGCTAACGTCATCCAGTCGGTCGTCTTTCACAAAGCCGCCATGGCAGTAGATACCCACGTCTTCCGGGTATCCAATCGCATCGGACTTACCACCAACTCAAAAACTCCACTGGCTACGGAGAAGGAGTTAATGAAATACATACCCAAAAAGCTGGTTCCTATCGCCCACCATTGGCTTATTCTACATGGCAGATACATCTGCCAGGCAAGAACCCCCAAGTGCACAGAATGCGGACTCAAACCGTGGTGCAAGTACTATTCAGAGCTGTATAAACAAGCAAAAGAGATAGAAAAAGGCACGAATAAATGA
- the pheS gene encoding phenylalanine--tRNA ligase subunit alpha, with translation MISKIKQLLEEVEALKASNAEELEALRIKYLSKKGAINDLMTDFRNVAADQKKEVGMKLNELKIKAQERISALREQFDTQDNGCQEMDLTRSAYPVKLGTRHPLSIVRNEIIDIFGRLGFSIAEGPEIEDDWHVFSALNFAEDHPARDMQDTFFIESHPDILLRTHTSSVQTRVMETSEPPIRIICPGRVYRNEAISYRAHCFFHQVEALYVDKNVSFTDLKQVLLLFAKEMFGADTKIRLRPSYFPFTEPSAEMDISCNICGGKGCPFCKHTGWVEILGCGMVDPNVLEANGIDSKIYSGYALGMGIERITNLKYQVKDLRMFSENDTRFLKEFEAAN, from the coding sequence ATGATATCCAAGATTAAACAACTTCTCGAAGAGGTTGAAGCTCTTAAAGCTTCCAACGCCGAAGAATTGGAAGCTCTCCGCATTAAGTACCTGAGTAAGAAAGGTGCCATCAACGACTTGATGACCGATTTTCGTAACGTAGCAGCCGACCAGAAAAAAGAAGTAGGCATGAAACTAAACGAATTAAAAATAAAAGCTCAGGAAAGAATTTCTGCATTAAGAGAGCAATTTGACACACAAGACAATGGATGTCAGGAAATGGATCTTACCCGCTCTGCTTACCCTGTGAAGCTAGGTACCCGCCATCCACTCTCTATAGTGAGAAATGAAATTATTGATATATTTGGCCGCTTGGGCTTTAGCATTGCAGAAGGACCGGAAATAGAAGATGACTGGCATGTATTCTCCGCACTTAACTTTGCAGAAGATCATCCGGCACGCGACATGCAGGATACTTTCTTTATTGAATCGCATCCCGACATTCTACTACGCACACATACATCATCCGTACAAACCCGTGTGATGGAGACTTCGGAGCCTCCTATCCGCATCATTTGTCCGGGACGTGTTTATCGCAACGAGGCAATCAGCTACCGTGCACACTGCTTCTTCCACCAAGTGGAAGCGTTGTACGTGGACAAGAATGTTTCGTTCACCGACCTGAAACAGGTATTACTTCTTTTCGCTAAAGAGATGTTTGGTGCCGATACAAAGATTCGTCTGCGTCCATCGTATTTCCCTTTTACAGAACCGAGTGCCGAGATGGATATCAGCTGTAATATCTGTGGCGGAAAAGGCTGTCCATTCTGCAAACACACCGGCTGGGTAGAAATTCTGGGTTGCGGCATGGTAGACCCGAACGTACTTGAAGCCAATGGTATAGATAGCAAAATATACAGCGGATATGCTTTGGGGATGGGCATAGAACGCATCACCAACCTAAAATATCAGGTAAAAGATTTACGTATGTTCTCTGAAAATGACACACGATTCCTGAAAGAATTTGAAGCAGCAAACTAA
- a CDS encoding MATE family efflux transporter yields MNKKILQLAIPSIISNITVPLLGLIDVAIVGHLGSAAYIGAVAVGGMLFNILYWSFGFLRMGTSGMTSQAYGKRHLDEAVRMLIRSLSTGVFIGLLFVLLQVPLQMVAFHFIDASPQVTTFAIVYFRICIWGAPAVLALYGFMGWFIGMQNSRFPMYISIAQNVVNILCSLFLVFVLHLDVAGVALGTLIAQYGGLLMAVLLWMKYYSRLGLKNHLKNSLQIRAMRRFFSVNSDIFLRTLCLVAVTVFFTSSGAKQGDVILAVNVLLMQLFTLFSYIMDGFAYAGEALTGRYVGAADKRSLHRLVRLLFLWGGILSLIFTLLYAVGGNSFLRLLTNDTDVMIASQTYFYWVLAIPLAGFAAFLWDGVFIGATATRYMLFSMIIASASFFVVYFVFYDRWGNHALWAAFLVYLSLRGIMQTCLSRSALKSKIKAVDS; encoded by the coding sequence ATGAATAAGAAAATACTCCAATTAGCTATTCCGTCTATCATCTCAAATATTACTGTTCCTCTGCTCGGGCTCATTGATGTTGCTATCGTGGGGCATCTTGGGTCGGCTGCATATATTGGGGCTGTAGCCGTAGGGGGTATGCTCTTTAATATACTATACTGGAGCTTTGGATTCTTGCGGATGGGTACCAGTGGCATGACTTCACAAGCCTATGGCAAGCGGCATTTGGATGAGGCTGTTCGTATGCTGATACGTTCGCTTTCTACCGGTGTTTTCATTGGTTTACTCTTTGTCCTTTTGCAAGTTCCATTGCAAATGGTGGCATTCCATTTTATAGATGCCAGCCCGCAGGTTACTACTTTTGCTATCGTCTACTTTCGCATTTGCATTTGGGGTGCTCCCGCCGTATTAGCGCTTTACGGATTTATGGGGTGGTTCATTGGTATGCAAAACTCCCGTTTTCCCATGTATATTTCCATTGCACAAAATGTGGTAAATATCCTGTGTAGTCTTTTCCTCGTTTTTGTTCTTCATTTGGATGTAGCAGGAGTGGCGCTTGGTACTTTGATTGCTCAATATGGCGGCTTACTTATGGCTGTTTTGTTGTGGATGAAGTATTACAGTCGCTTAGGATTGAAGAATCACTTAAAAAATAGTTTGCAGATAAGGGCCATGCGTCGTTTCTTTTCGGTGAATAGCGATATTTTTCTTCGTACACTCTGCCTGGTGGCGGTTACTGTTTTTTTTACTTCCTCCGGAGCCAAACAAGGTGATGTGATACTTGCCGTCAACGTGCTACTGATGCAACTGTTTACCTTGTTTTCCTATATCATGGATGGCTTTGCCTACGCTGGCGAAGCACTTACAGGGCGATATGTAGGAGCTGCAGACAAACGTTCTTTACACCGTCTGGTCAGACTTTTATTCTTATGGGGTGGCATTTTGTCGTTGATATTCACTCTTCTGTATGCAGTAGGAGGTAACAGCTTTCTTAGGCTGCTTACCAATGACACGGATGTCATGATCGCTTCTCAAACTTATTTTTACTGGGTACTGGCCATCCCATTGGCTGGCTTTGCCGCCTTTTTGTGGGATGGCGTTTTTATTGGTGCTACCGCTACACGATATATGCTCTTTTCCATGATCATTGCTTCGGCCAGTTTTTTTGTTGTTTATTTTGTGTTCTATGACCGATGGGGAAATCATGCATTGTGGGCCGCTTTTCTGGTTTATCTTTCACTGCGCGGCATTATGCAAACATGCCTGAGTCGTTCAGCTTTGAAGTCCAAAATCAAAGCTGTTGACTCATAA
- a CDS encoding DUF4249 domain-containing protein — protein MLQHNLYTFISGLLISALSFAFVGCTETINLDTNDTDPVIVIYGLITDVPAYQEVQVSSSTGYFDDAPNAKISGAKVSISTDDGEIYNLKEVASTPGIYKTTELMSGAPGKTYHLTVKTDFNNDGADETYEAETKMPEKVELDSINITSQKVTGYKFFSINMYAQEPAGENYYMCRYQINDSLYTQISKYIIFDDLSLDNQYIKGLSLSYFADLEDKSRYSDDDIKDMAFIASGDSVKVLFSNISKAYYNFLTQCQEEIDGENPFFGGPLSNIDTNISNGGIGYFGAYCVSEAAGVAPEKEE, from the coding sequence ATGCTACAACATAATTTATATACATTCATTTCCGGATTACTCATATCAGCTTTATCATTCGCTTTTGTCGGTTGCACAGAAACAATAAATCTAGATACAAATGATACCGATCCTGTTATCGTTATTTACGGTCTCATTACAGATGTACCAGCCTATCAGGAAGTTCAGGTAAGCAGTTCCACAGGATATTTTGATGATGCACCTAATGCTAAAATCTCGGGAGCAAAAGTGAGCATATCGACCGATGACGGAGAAATATACAACTTAAAAGAAGTTGCCTCTACCCCGGGAATATATAAAACAACAGAATTAATGAGCGGTGCACCCGGAAAAACATACCACTTAACAGTAAAAACCGATTTTAACAACGACGGAGCCGATGAGACCTACGAAGCAGAGACAAAGATGCCTGAAAAAGTAGAACTGGATTCTATTAACATTACCAGCCAAAAGGTTACCGGATACAAGTTCTTCTCCATTAACATGTATGCACAAGAACCGGCAGGCGAAAACTACTATATGTGTCGCTATCAGATAAACGATTCATTGTATACACAAATAAGCAAATACATTATATTCGACGACCTAAGTCTGGACAATCAATACATAAAAGGGCTCTCTTTAAGCTATTTTGCCGATTTAGAAGATAAAAGCCGCTATAGCGACGATGATATAAAAGATATGGCATTTATAGCTTCGGGAGATTCCGTCAAAGTTCTTTTTTCAAATATCAGCAAGGCGTATTATAATTTTCTGACGCAATGTCAGGAGGAGATCGATGGAGAAAATCCATTTTTCGGGGGGCCACTCAGCAACATAGATACCAATATATCGAACGGAGGAATTGGCTATTTTGGCGCTTACTGCGTTTCCGAAGCAGCAGGCGTAGCTCCTGAAAAAGAAGAATAG